From a region of the Flavobacterium sediminilitoris genome:
- a CDS encoding type 1 glutamine amidotransferase domain-containing protein — protein sequence MKKIITASILMVTLGCKENKESKEQKQEEQTIKQESMKKVLFVVTSHDKLGETKEKTGFWIEEFAAPYYELVDQGIEVTIASPLGGQPPIDPRSADPSSSTEDTKRFDKDKILQEKLANTAKLVDINQTDYDAVFYPGGHGPLWDLASSETSKDLITSFYTNNKPIAFVCHAPAVLKDVKVNGEFLVKGKKVTGFSNAEEEAIGLTKIVPFLLEDALQINGAEYSKGENWTPYAVEDGLLITGQNPASSKLVAQKLIQQLKK from the coding sequence ATGAAAAAAATTATAACTGCATCTATTTTAATGGTAACATTAGGATGCAAAGAGAATAAAGAAAGTAAAGAACAGAAGCAAGAAGAACAAACAATAAAACAAGAATCAATGAAAAAAGTATTATTTGTAGTTACTAGTCATGATAAGTTAGGAGAAACTAAAGAAAAAACAGGATTTTGGATTGAAGAATTTGCAGCTCCTTACTATGAATTAGTCGATCAAGGTATTGAAGTAACAATTGCTTCTCCTCTTGGAGGTCAACCACCTATCGATCCAAGAAGTGCTGATCCATCCTCTTCAACTGAAGACACGAAAAGATTTGACAAGGATAAAATTTTACAAGAAAAATTAGCAAACACTGCTAAATTAGTAGACATTAACCAAACTGATTATGATGCTGTCTTTTATCCAGGAGGTCATGGCCCATTATGGGATTTGGCTTCTAGTGAAACCTCAAAAGATTTAATTACTTCTTTTTATACAAACAATAAACCTATTGCTTTTGTTTGTCATGCTCCAGCAGTATTAAAAGATGTTAAAGTAAACGGAGAATTTTTAGTAAAAGGTAAAAAGGTCACTGGCTTTTCAAATGCAGAAGAAGAAGCTATTGGTTTAACTAAAATAGTACCTTTCTTATTAGAAGATGCTTTACAAATTAATGGAGCTGAATATAGTAAAGGAGAAAATTGGACACCATATGCAGTAGAAGATGGATTACTAATTACGGGTCAAAATCCAGCTTCATCAAAATTAGTAGCTCAAAAATTAATACAACAATTAAAAAAATAA
- a CDS encoding iron-containing alcohol dehydrogenase: MLNFELYNPVNYVFGKGQIEKLNDLVPNNAKILIAYGGGSIFKNGIYDQVKTALPNHNIVEFGGIEPNPRFETLMKAVEIIRAEKIDFILAVGGGSVIDGVKFISAAVNYEGDTVDILRKRILFKDVSKVIPFGTVLTLPATGSEMNSGAVVTIDATQEKLTLGGSALFPVFSIVDPTVIISLPKRQLQNGVVDAFTHVMEQYLTYTHDAFLQDRIAESILQTLIEIGPDVVENPSDYKLASNFVWSATMALNGLIQKGVPSDWATHMIGHELTALYEIDHARTLAIIGPNLYKVMFETKKEKLAQYGKRVWNISEGSTEEIAEKAIEKTISFFHTMGMKTKLSENTENYQKTADFIVNRFEERGWKAMGEKQNITLEKVRAIVEMSY; this comes from the coding sequence ATGTTAAACTTTGAATTATATAATCCTGTAAACTATGTTTTCGGGAAAGGACAAATAGAAAAACTAAACGATTTAGTCCCAAATAATGCTAAAATTCTAATTGCTTATGGAGGAGGAAGTATTTTTAAGAATGGGATATATGACCAAGTTAAAACCGCTTTACCAAACCATAACATTGTTGAATTTGGAGGTATTGAACCAAATCCACGTTTTGAAACTTTGATGAAAGCAGTAGAAATTATTCGTGCTGAAAAAATTGATTTTATATTAGCAGTTGGTGGTGGAAGTGTTATTGATGGTGTAAAATTTATTTCAGCAGCCGTTAATTATGAAGGTGATACTGTTGATATTTTAAGAAAACGTATTTTATTTAAGGATGTTTCTAAAGTTATTCCTTTTGGAACGGTTTTAACCTTACCAGCAACAGGCTCTGAAATGAATTCTGGTGCAGTAGTAACTATTGATGCTACTCAAGAGAAATTAACGCTAGGAGGAAGTGCTTTATTTCCTGTTTTCTCTATAGTTGACCCAACGGTTATTATTTCATTACCAAAAAGACAATTACAAAATGGCGTAGTAGATGCTTTTACTCATGTAATGGAACAATATTTAACTTACACACACGATGCTTTTCTACAAGACAGAATAGCCGAAAGTATTTTACAAACCTTAATCGAAATAGGGCCAGATGTTGTTGAAAACCCAAGTGATTACAAGTTGGCTTCAAATTTTGTTTGGAGTGCAACTATGGCTTTAAATGGATTAATTCAAAAAGGAGTTCCTTCGGATTGGGCAACACACATGATCGGCCACGAACTAACCGCTTTATACGAAATTGATCACGCTAGAACTTTGGCTATTATTGGTCCTAACTTATACAAAGTAATGTTTGAAACAAAAAAAGAAAAATTAGCACAATACGGAAAGCGTGTATGGAATATTTCAGAAGGTTCCACAGAAGAAATTGCAGAAAAAGCGATTGAAAAAACCATTTCATTCTTTCATACTATGGGAATGAAAACAAAATTATCCGAAAACACAGAAAATTATCAAAAAACTGCTGATTTTATTGTTAATCGTTTTGAAGAAAGAGGTTGGAAAGCTATGGGTGAAAAACAAAATATTACTCTTGAAAAAGTAAGAGCAATTGTTGAAATGAGTTACTAA
- a CDS encoding NAD(P)H-dependent glycerol-3-phosphate dehydrogenase, producing MEKPKFAVIGGGSWATAIAKMLCENQEKIAWYMRSSYALECIKHQKHNPNYLSSVQFDNTKLILTNDINEAVAFADYIIFAIPSAFLNSELEKLTEDLSNKIIFSAIKGIVPETSLIVGEHFHTIYNIPYDNIGVLTGPCHAEEVAMERLSYLTIACSDREKAKYVAKNLSSYYIKAKTTDDIIGTEYAAVLKNIYSIAAGIAHGLGYGDNFQAVLMSNAIREMKKFIRKVHKMKRNINNSAYLGDLLVTGYSVFSRNRMFGNMIGKGYTVKSAQMEMSMIAEGYYAAKSAYHLNEEHKADTPIINAVYRILYEGKEAKAEFKKLTEKLN from the coding sequence ATGGAAAAACCAAAGTTTGCCGTAATTGGTGGAGGAAGTTGGGCAACTGCTATCGCAAAAATGTTGTGTGAAAACCAAGAAAAAATTGCTTGGTATATGAGAAGTTCGTATGCTTTAGAGTGCATAAAACATCAAAAACACAACCCTAACTATTTAAGTTCTGTCCAATTTGACAATACTAAATTAATTCTTACTAATGATATTAATGAAGCTGTTGCATTTGCAGATTATATCATATTTGCAATTCCGTCTGCTTTTTTAAATTCTGAATTAGAAAAATTAACAGAAGATTTATCGAATAAAATCATATTCTCTGCAATTAAAGGTATTGTTCCTGAAACAAGCTTAATTGTTGGAGAACACTTTCATACAATTTATAACATTCCATACGATAATATTGGTGTTTTAACTGGCCCTTGCCATGCCGAAGAAGTTGCTATGGAACGTTTATCCTATTTAACTATAGCTTGTAGCGATAGAGAAAAAGCAAAATATGTTGCCAAAAATCTAAGTTCATATTATATAAAAGCAAAAACTACAGATGATATTATAGGAACTGAATATGCCGCTGTATTAAAAAATATTTATTCTATTGCTGCTGGAATCGCCCATGGTTTAGGATATGGTGATAATTTTCAGGCTGTTTTAATGAGTAATGCAATTCGTGAGATGAAAAAATTCATTAGAAAAGTACATAAAATGAAACGCAACATTAATAATTCTGCATATTTAGGTGACTTATTAGTTACGGGTTATTCCGTTTTTTCTAGAAATAGAATGTTTGGAAATATGATAGGAAAAGGTTACACCGTAAAATCGGCACAAATGGAAATGAGTATGATTGCAGAAGGATATTATGCAGCCAAAAGTGCTTATCACTTAAATGAAGAGCATAAAGCTGATACTCCAATCATTAACGCAGTTTATCGTATTTTATATGAAGGTAAAGAAGCAAAAGCAGAGTTTAAAAAGCTTACAGAAAAATTAAATTAA
- a CDS encoding TerC/Alx family metal homeostasis membrane protein — translation MDSLINHPVIITVFTIVIIAMLLLDLGVLNKKSHAISNKEAAFWSVLWISLAMGFSAIIYKYMGFEKFAQFQGAYWIEKALSVDNLFVFILVFGYFNVAKESQHKVLFWGVLGALIFRAIFIFSGVWILNYTYLPEMTLFGYDVKINYLLTIFGIILIVAGFKSWFSHSEDDGDKDFSKSPGSKLVHKFFKVSTKFDGDKFFTIENGVKMATPLLVVVTIIEFTDLLFAVDSIPAIFAIAPDDPFILYTSNIFAILGLRSLYFLLANFMYMFSRLHYGLALILGFIGVKMIIAPFIHISSLTSLLVVGSVLVISVIWSLLFPIKK, via the coding sequence ATGGACTCATTAATTAATCATCCTGTTATTATAACCGTTTTTACCATTGTAATTATCGCAATGTTACTTCTCGATTTAGGTGTTTTAAATAAAAAAAGTCATGCTATAAGTAATAAAGAAGCTGCATTTTGGTCTGTTTTGTGGATTTCACTAGCCATGGGATTTAGTGCAATCATTTATAAATACATGGGTTTTGAAAAATTTGCTCAATTTCAAGGTGCTTATTGGATTGAAAAGGCTTTATCTGTAGACAACTTATTTGTTTTCATATTGGTCTTTGGTTATTTTAATGTAGCTAAAGAATCACAACATAAAGTTCTATTTTGGGGTGTTTTGGGTGCTTTAATCTTTAGAGCTATTTTCATCTTTTCAGGTGTTTGGATTTTAAATTACACTTATTTACCTGAAATGACACTCTTCGGATATGATGTAAAAATCAATTATTTACTTACTATTTTTGGTATTATTCTTATTGTTGCTGGATTTAAATCGTGGTTTAGTCATAGTGAAGATGATGGTGATAAGGATTTTTCTAAAAGCCCTGGATCAAAATTAGTTCATAAGTTTTTTAAAGTTAGTACAAAATTTGATGGTGATAAATTTTTCACTATTGAAAATGGTGTAAAAATGGCAACTCCATTATTAGTTGTAGTAACTATTATTGAATTTACTGATTTACTATTTGCCGTAGATAGTATTCCTGCTATTTTTGCTATTGCTCCTGATGATCCTTTTATTCTCTATACTTCAAATATCTTTGCCATTTTAGGATTGCGTTCGCTTTATTTCTTATTGGCTAATTTCATGTATATGTTTAGTCGCTTACATTATGGTTTAGCACTTATATTAGGGTTCATAGGTGTAAAAATGATTATTGCTCCTTTTATCCATATCTCTTCTTTAACATCATTACTAGTTGTTGGAAGTGTTTTAGTTATTTCTGTAATTTGGTCTTTATTATTTCCAATAAAGAAATAA
- a CDS encoding sigma-54-dependent transcriptional regulator, with protein sequence MPKILIIEDDNTFNNMLLHFLKRNDYTVVQTFTAKEAIEQLEFHSFDIILSDLRLPDQDGLSLLPILKERNIDTPFILMTAYADVKTAVKAMKMGAADYISKPFVPEEALLVLQKILSSGKKDFISRKKEKKEQPKSGFYWGNGIASIKLKKHIDLVAPTTLSVLITGENGTGKEVAAKTIHEKSNRCTGPFIAVDCGAIPKDIAGSEFFGHIKGSFTGAVNDKIGCFEAANGGTLFLDEIGNLSYENQVLLLRAIQERKIKKIGSNIEIDIDIRLLSATNENLKSAVENGSFREDLYHRLNEFSILIPSLRDRKEDLESFAYLFLEKAALQLEKDVTKISDEALQILFQYNWPGNLRELQNYIKRATLLSAENTIEASSLPEELTLSKYQENNFQFGLKDEAEKAAILNALSIAKGNKSRAAELLGVSRKTLYNKINQYKLT encoded by the coding sequence ATGCCAAAGATATTAATCATTGAGGATGATAATACTTTCAACAACATGCTTTTACATTTTTTAAAACGAAATGATTACACTGTTGTACAAACTTTTACTGCGAAAGAAGCCATAGAACAATTAGAATTTCACTCTTTTGACATCATTCTCTCCGATTTGCGCTTACCAGATCAGGATGGTCTATCATTACTTCCTATCCTAAAAGAACGAAACATTGACACTCCTTTTATATTAATGACGGCTTATGCAGATGTTAAAACTGCTGTAAAAGCAATGAAAATGGGTGCTGCCGATTATATCTCAAAACCTTTTGTACCTGAAGAAGCTCTTTTGGTTTTACAAAAAATATTATCTTCTGGAAAAAAAGATTTTATTTCTAGAAAAAAAGAAAAAAAAGAACAACCAAAATCAGGTTTTTATTGGGGAAACGGTATTGCTTCTATAAAATTAAAGAAACATATTGATCTTGTAGCTCCAACTACTCTATCTGTATTAATTACAGGTGAAAATGGAACAGGGAAAGAAGTTGCCGCAAAAACAATTCACGAAAAAAGCAATCGATGTACAGGTCCTTTTATTGCTGTAGACTGTGGTGCTATTCCTAAAGACATTGCAGGAAGTGAATTTTTCGGACATATTAAAGGATCTTTTACAGGAGCTGTTAATGACAAAATAGGTTGTTTTGAAGCTGCAAATGGTGGTACTTTATTTTTAGATGAAATAGGAAATCTATCTTATGAAAATCAGGTTTTGCTACTTCGTGCTATTCAAGAACGAAAAATAAAAAAAATAGGTTCTAATATAGAAATCGATATTGATATTCGATTATTATCTGCTACAAATGAAAACTTAAAATCGGCGGTTGAAAATGGCTCTTTTAGAGAAGATTTATATCATCGATTAAATGAGTTTTCCATATTAATTCCTTCTCTTCGAGACAGAAAAGAAGATTTAGAGTCTTTTGCCTATTTATTTTTAGAAAAAGCAGCGTTACAACTGGAAAAAGATGTTACTAAAATTTCAGATGAAGCCTTACAAATTCTTTTTCAATATAATTGGCCAGGAAATTTAAGGGAATTACAAAATTACATTAAAAGAGCAACTCTCTTAAGTGCTGAAAACACTATTGAAGCTTCAAGTTTGCCCGAAGAATTAACTTTATCTAAATATCAGGAAAATAACTTTCAATTTGGATTAAAAGATGAAGCCGAAAAAGCTGCTATTTTAAATGCTTTATCAATTGCTAAAGGAAATAAATCAAGAGCAGCAGAGCTTTTAGGTGTTTCTAGAAAAACATTATACAATAAAATCAATCAGTATAAACTAACGTAA
- a CDS encoding ATP-binding response regulator has protein sequence MAAISKYTSFKLLLSYLLLLGLMAFSVWYLFQQQSKLNRLLKTDTIDENQLAYTELIRDIYQTDNLSRIALQTKTKKNIVSFLKENEKIILKLDTLKTSVLKNELTIVDSLKRYLRDKEYNVLKLLDLQNKRSVSVPINQVVKKIENIESIKGKLKIESLFKNAKNLTPYQRKVAQEYVDYLNSNVPKDDTNTISHEEADSILTASKIILLESQKRRSQESIAIKSTEVELLKNELVITQKLSDIILKLRETSAIAQEKVKKVKIENQENSLRLLSIAAIICLILVVFFFILLSTDFLKNKKYRQELELQKQKTEILLESREQLMASVSHDIKTPLQSLIGYSAQLLEKENLFENREKLLKIKSATHYIEQLVLDLLDYVRMEKGKIKVLFQEFELNELLEETGQNIADLHQKETVDLKFEIDETEDLVYYGDYNKIRQILYNLISNAYKFTQNGSITIITKIEDNRLLIAIKDTGIGIASNAFEKIFDSFTQENSEIELLYGGTGLGLSICKRLSNLLEGTIHLESELGEGSIFTVNLPYREKIKENLKEDIVLTSCLILDDDMSQIQLTKSLLQPYFEKIYTFSDGHEALAFCEEELPTFVLTDIHMPKMSGYSFLTQLRKIPFAQNIKVIVLSGQLPYEEAIESSFSFDTFLAKPFTPNQLLNAISTLSGKKIVKIVENGDSYNAILKAYLGDNEEDIRFFIKNYIKELTSDIASLEEAIKNNDANKITSVCHKMQTMVGQLDKKELLSLLNLMEEKHKEENTNSQNQLESDFQLLLTKLNQFKESLTLVYTD, from the coding sequence ATGGCTGCTATTTCTAAATACACTTCCTTTAAATTATTATTGAGTTATTTATTGTTATTAGGATTAATGGCCTTTTCAGTTTGGTATTTATTTCAACAACAATCAAAGCTAAATAGACTATTAAAAACAGATACGATTGATGAAAATCAATTGGCTTATACAGAGTTAATTCGTGATATCTATCAAACAGATAACTTATCAAGAATTGCTTTACAAACAAAAACAAAAAAGAATATCGTTTCGTTTTTAAAAGAAAATGAAAAAATAATCTTAAAACTAGACACTCTAAAAACTAGTGTTTTAAAAAACGAATTAACGATTGTTGATTCCTTAAAGAGATATTTAAGAGACAAAGAATACAATGTGTTAAAATTATTAGACCTTCAAAACAAAAGAAGCGTTTCTGTTCCTATTAATCAAGTGGTAAAAAAAATAGAGAATATAGAATCTATAAAAGGAAAATTGAAAATTGAAAGTCTATTTAAGAATGCAAAAAACTTAACACCTTATCAAAGAAAAGTAGCTCAGGAATATGTTGATTATTTAAATAGCAATGTGCCAAAAGATGATACTAATACTATTTCTCATGAAGAAGCAGATTCTATTTTAACAGCTTCAAAAATTATTCTATTAGAATCTCAAAAAAGAAGAAGTCAGGAATCTATTGCAATAAAAAGCACAGAAGTAGAATTACTGAAAAACGAACTAGTAATTACTCAAAAATTATCAGATATAATATTAAAGCTTCGAGAAACAAGTGCTATTGCTCAAGAAAAAGTAAAAAAAGTAAAAATTGAAAATCAAGAAAATTCTTTAAGACTTTTAAGTATTGCGGCTATAATATGTTTAATACTTGTTGTTTTTTTCTTTATCCTTTTATCAACAGATTTTCTTAAAAATAAAAAATATAGGCAAGAATTAGAGTTACAAAAGCAGAAAACAGAAATTCTTTTAGAATCTAGAGAGCAGTTAATGGCATCTGTTAGTCATGATATTAAAACACCTCTACAGTCATTAATAGGATATAGTGCACAACTTCTAGAAAAAGAAAACCTATTTGAGAATAGAGAAAAACTGCTAAAAATAAAATCAGCAACACACTATATTGAACAATTAGTATTAGATTTATTAGATTATGTTAGAATGGAAAAAGGCAAAATAAAAGTCCTTTTTCAAGAATTTGAACTCAATGAACTTTTAGAAGAGACAGGTCAGAATATTGCTGATTTACATCAAAAAGAAACGGTAGATTTAAAATTTGAAATTGATGAAACCGAAGATTTGGTTTATTATGGAGATTATAATAAAATAAGACAAATTTTATACAATTTAATAAGTAATGCTTACAAATTTACACAGAATGGGAGTATAACAATTATTACTAAAATTGAAGATAATCGTCTTCTAATTGCTATAAAAGACACAGGAATAGGTATTGCATCAAATGCTTTCGAAAAAATATTTGACTCATTTACACAGGAAAACTCTGAAATTGAACTTTTATATGGAGGAACTGGTTTAGGGCTTTCAATATGTAAAAGATTATCAAATTTGTTAGAAGGAACAATTCATTTAGAAAGCGAATTAGGAGAAGGGTCGATATTTACAGTTAATTTGCCTTATAGAGAAAAAATAAAAGAAAATCTTAAAGAAGATATTGTGTTAACGAGTTGCCTTATTCTGGATGATGATATGTCTCAAATTCAACTTACAAAATCATTACTTCAACCATATTTTGAAAAAATTTATACTTTCTCTGACGGACATGAAGCATTAGCTTTCTGTGAAGAAGAACTGCCTACATTTGTTTTAACAGACATTCACATGCCAAAGATGAGTGGTTATTCCTTTTTAACTCAGCTTAGAAAGATTCCTTTTGCTCAAAATATAAAAGTTATTGTTTTAAGCGGACAATTGCCTTATGAAGAAGCAATTGAGTCTTCTTTTTCTTTTGATACTTTTTTAGCAAAACCATTTACTCCAAATCAACTTTTAAACGCAATATCAACTTTGTCAGGAAAAAAAATAGTTAAAATAGTAGAAAATGGAGATTCTTATAATGCTATTTTAAAAGCTTATTTAGGCGATAATGAGGAAGATATACGATTTTTTATAAAAAACTATATAAAAGAACTAACATCAGATATTGCATCTTTGGAAGAAGCAATAAAAAACAACGATGCAAATAAAATCACATCAGTATGTCATAAAATGCAAACTATGGTTGGTCAATTAGATAAAAAAGAATTACTTTCTTTATTAAATTTAATGGAAGAAAAACATAAAGAAGAAAATACCAATAGTCAAAACCAATTAGAGTCTGATTTTCAATTGCTTTTAACTAAATTAAACCAATTTAAAGAAAGCCTTACGTTAGTTTATACTGATTGA
- a CDS encoding GH92 family glycosyl hydrolase, protein MRIFLFSILFITSTVFSQDFAKHVNPFIGTGGHGHTFPGATVPYGMVQLSPDTRIDGSWDGCSGYHYSDNLIYGFSHTHLNGTGVSDYGDIMLMPTMGEPSFDNKIYSSTFSHDNERASAGFYSVTLDKHNIDVRLTTSTRVGFHEYTFNENGQANIILDLNHRDKLLEGRIRIIDDKTIEVLRRSEAWARDQYVYARIEFNVPLVINKEKTNYKSEEKIYEGVELALSFSKQVKKGEKILVKVSLSPTSYDGAKLNSSEIKHWDFGKIKKEAESLWNKELSKIEVTSNDKDKLAIFYTALYHTMMQPNIAQDLDGKYRGRDNKIHTAEGFDYYTVFSLWDTFRGAHPLYTLIDKKRTSDYINTFIKQYEQGGRLPVWELASNETDCMIGYHSVSVIADAMVKGIKGFDYEKAFEASKASAMRDVLGLEAYKKNGFISIDDDHESVSKTVEYAYDDWCIAQMAMLLGKQQDYQYFMKRSQSWKNLFDSEIGFIRPKKNGGWDKPFNPREVNNNFTEGNAWQYTFFVPQDIKGMIEAYGGNEKFERKLDEMFNSESKTTGREQVDVTGLIGQYAHGNEPSHHMAYLYNYIGKPEKTKEKVHYILNEFYKNTPDGLIGNEDCGQMSAWYVLSSMGIYSVTPGNTEWSKTTPYFDKAKVNFENGKQLTITKKGMKGYLKELLAKYEEEKINKIIPVPVIEAQSKSFKEKMMIEIFSQNPNDEIFYLFQDASSGKPAWMKYTNSIEISSSEKIQAYVKRGAEYSNPVSAQFFKKPNNYTIDIKSKYNPQYHAGGAEGLIDGIFGNENWRKGEWQGYQSQDFEAIIDMQKETKITKLGANFLQDTRSWILMPTKVEFFISKDNKKFTKIASIENSTDPKEYETVMKNFSTKVKTKARYIKVKAFNFGKLPEWHQGFGGDAFIFIDEIITN, encoded by the coding sequence ATGAGGATTTTTCTTTTTTCTATACTTTTTATTACAAGTACTGTTTTCTCACAAGATTTTGCTAAACATGTAAATCCGTTTATTGGAACTGGCGGACACGGTCATACATTTCCTGGCGCAACAGTTCCTTATGGAATGGTACAACTATCACCTGATACTCGAATAGATGGTAGCTGGGATGGTTGTAGTGGTTATCATTATTCAGATAATTTAATATATGGATTTTCACATACACATTTAAATGGAACAGGTGTTTCTGATTATGGTGATATTATGTTAATGCCAACTATGGGTGAACCTTCATTTGATAATAAAATCTATTCTTCTACTTTTTCTCATGATAACGAAAGAGCTTCTGCCGGATTTTATAGCGTAACATTAGACAAACACAATATAGATGTCCGACTTACTACTTCAACACGAGTGGGTTTTCATGAATATACTTTTAATGAGAATGGTCAAGCTAATATTATTCTGGATTTGAATCATCGTGATAAATTATTAGAAGGAAGAATACGAATTATTGATGATAAAACTATTGAAGTTCTGAGAAGGAGTGAAGCGTGGGCTCGCGACCAATATGTGTATGCCAGAATTGAATTTAATGTGCCTTTAGTTATCAATAAAGAAAAGACAAATTATAAAAGCGAAGAAAAAATTTATGAAGGTGTCGAATTAGCATTGAGTTTTTCTAAACAAGTTAAAAAAGGAGAGAAGATTTTAGTAAAAGTATCACTTTCACCAACAAGTTACGATGGTGCAAAACTAAATAGTTCAGAAATTAAACATTGGGATTTTGGAAAAATTAAAAAAGAAGCAGAGTCACTTTGGAATAAAGAATTGTCAAAAATTGAAGTAACTTCAAATGATAAAGACAAATTAGCTATTTTTTATACAGCCTTATATCATACTATGATGCAACCAAATATAGCTCAAGATTTAGATGGAAAATATAGAGGACGTGATAATAAAATTCATACAGCAGAAGGATTTGATTATTACACTGTTTTTTCGCTTTGGGATACGTTTAGGGGAGCACATCCATTGTATACATTGATTGATAAAAAGCGAACGTCAGATTATATTAATACATTCATTAAGCAATATGAACAAGGAGGACGATTACCTGTTTGGGAATTAGCCTCAAACGAAACCGATTGTATGATAGGTTATCATTCTGTTTCAGTAATTGCAGATGCTATGGTTAAAGGTATTAAAGGGTTTGACTATGAAAAAGCTTTTGAAGCTAGTAAAGCTTCAGCTATGAGAGACGTATTAGGTTTAGAAGCCTATAAGAAAAATGGATTTATTTCAATAGATGATGATCATGAAAGTGTATCTAAAACGGTTGAATATGCTTATGATGATTGGTGTATTGCTCAAATGGCAATGCTTTTAGGAAAACAACAAGATTATCAGTATTTCATGAAACGTTCTCAATCATGGAAAAATCTTTTTGACTCGGAGATTGGATTTATTCGACCAAAGAAAAATGGAGGTTGGGATAAACCTTTCAATCCAAGAGAAGTTAATAATAATTTTACGGAAGGTAATGCGTGGCAATATACGTTTTTTGTACCACAAGATATTAAAGGAATGATTGAAGCGTATGGAGGAAATGAAAAATTTGAAAGAAAGTTAGACGAAATGTTTAATAGTGAAAGTAAAACTACAGGAAGAGAGCAAGTAGATGTTACAGGGTTAATAGGACAATATGCACATGGTAATGAACCAAGTCACCACATGGCTTATTTGTATAATTATATTGGTAAGCCAGAAAAAACAAAAGAAAAAGTCCATTATATTTTAAATGAATTCTATAAGAATACTCCAGATGGACTTATAGGTAATGAAGATTGTGGACAAATGAGTGCTTGGTATGTTTTAAGTTCAATGGGAATTTATTCAGTTACTCCTGGAAATACTGAATGGAGTAAGACAACACCTTATTTTGATAAGGCAAAAGTCAATTTTGAAAATGGAAAACAGCTTACAATTACTAAAAAAGGAATGAAAGGTTATTTGAAAGAATTGTTGGCAAAATATGAAGAGGAAAAAATAAATAAAATAATTCCAGTTCCAGTTATTGAAGCACAAAGTAAATCGTTTAAAGAAAAAATGATGATTGAGATATTTTCTCAAAATCCAAATGATGAAATTTTCTATCTTTTTCAAGATGCAAGTTCAGGAAAGCCTGCTTGGATGAAATATACAAATTCCATAGAAATTTCATCATCTGAAAAAATTCAAGCTTATGTTAAAAGAGGTGCAGAATATAGTAATCCAGTTTCAGCTCAATTCTTCAAAAAACCAAACAATTATACTATCGATATTAAATCAAAGTATAATCCGCAGTATCATGCTGGTGGAGCAGAAGGCTTGATAGATGGAATTTTTGGAAATGAAAATTGGCGAAAAGGAGAATGGCAAGGATATCAAAGTCAAGATTTCGAAGCTATAATTGATATGCAAAAAGAAACAAAAATCACAAAACTAGGTGCTAATTTTCTTCAAGACACACGTTCGTGGATTTTAATGCCTACAAAAGTGGAATTTTTCATTTCAAAAGACAATAAGAAATTTACTAAAATAGCTTCAATAGAGAATAGTACTGATCCAAAAGAATATGAAACGGTTATGAAAAACTTTTCTACTAAAGTGAAAACAAAAGCACGTTATATAAAAGTAAAAGCTTTTAATTTTGGTAAACTACCAGAATGGCATCAAGGTTTTGGTGGAGATGCTTTTATTTTTATAGATGAGATAATAACAAATTAA